The Plasmodium sp. gorilla clade G2 genome assembly, chromosome: 4 genome has a segment encoding these proteins:
- a CDS encoding protein transport protein Sec24B has translation MNDMKKQKESINFTNMNNTNSVSKENINNTNNFNANTEDIKNNNYINNNNNNNKYNNYNNYNNFNNDGQLINNLSQVSLNNNYNYNNQPVSSPFDQKNNDQNFYSTPRQKSQYLNPHINNINISNNANNFINDNNSTQSNVQTYNINQTDYTNKENVSPYVNSMQISYNQNVPQTYTNNNNNMNNINNNMNNINNNINNNNINNNNNYYNNQTTNTQLYSNSTGTNAPVTSQMTSYNMNGQVENNNVNNKTYNNMNESPNIMNQSCNFNNLPNNVSNQTNYQNNYYPNNSQPINVTQSSIKYSPFKNKSINQTNVQQNNNINENSAIHNYDMGKGITKNVQGNVKSNDEECEDNDESGDKDSSSDEESSDFDNSVGENGEEIYTLIKKTYNRIDMNKIPRPIINFQDKKSRRNLKVYDTCKYISPPSYYQPYISIDTGKADPRFIKSTLYQLPLFSETLELSKIPFGIIVNPFACLNEGECVEKVDMKDVINDKEENIEILRCPKCYSYLHATILEDISKSVHCVFCDTEFLINENVLFDIYQYNEKMNSRMEGPNDYMRTSISPLLKGSVDILLPPIYYNSNNNVKLTYTYLNKNLNQAASMITNKIMSLTKQISNSLVLSDMKGENNTNDNIINNNMSSGSNNYYNDHRRSLHNPYNNSNNQIIYNEAQRNIQNEENNLVNYNYNSQGMNNYSYVQKGGVSPNKMIKPKDENSYSNIDDIINNFHFNMHDIKNIIIEKDGEPEDSKMKRGSFLLKYPQIKKCLPPYFIFVIECSYNSIYSNITHTILEGIRYAVQNVKCDKTKIAIITFNSSIYFYNCKKNKNNQVIVMSDIDNPFIPLSLDDLFFSCIDEKDKINNLIDSIKLFSNSCMQSYSSCGNSALKIAVDILKSRNGNGNVCMFYTSTPNCGLGCIKELKKRDIPENFLEVKEKIFYDALLLDLYSYNISVDISIIASNNIRICVPSLQYIAQNTGGNILFIQDFQWQKDYKEIYMNIKDTLTSENIAYCCELKLRYTHNIVVKNLFCCNNNFNSIISTDTIKIPKIRHDHTFAFLLNYSDMSETKKQVYIQCACIYTNLYGDRYVRLHTTHMNLTTSLSTVFRYTDAEALMNILIKQLCTNILHNDNYSKIIIDNLAAILYSYRLNCATSAHSGQLILPDTLKLLPLFTSCLLKHNVVKKDALHDLKVYNLIKLLSMPIISSLLFVYPVLYLIHMKGRHNEIDYMDVDDENFLPRAIPTSAEKVYSSGIYLLDSSTHMYLYFGYHCDPDFTTDIIGEMPTEENCYQLIILDNSTNAKKLQRIIANITRIHHFNNYVPLVVVPPKSSMEEHFISLCVEDKVEKEYSYVNFLCFIHKLVHKKIEES, from the exons atgaatgacatgaaaaaacaaaaggaAAGTATAAATTTTAcgaatatgaataatactAATAGTGTgagtaaagaaaatataaataataccaACAATTTTAATGCAAATACAGaagacataaaaaataataattatatcaataataataataataataataaatataataattataataattataataattttaataatgatggtcagttaataaataatttatcacAAGTCTCtttgaataataattataattataataatcaacCTGTATCATCCCCTTttgatcaaaaaaataacgatcaaaatttttattctaCTCCTAGACAAAAGAGTCAATATTTGAACcctcatataaataatataaacatttcAAATAAtgcaaataattttataaatgataataattctaCGCAATCAAATGTACAGAcctataatataaatcaaacGGATTAcacaaataaagaaaatgtatCTCCATATGTAAATTCAATGCAAATTTCTTATAATCAAAATGTGCCACAAACAtacacaaataataataataatatgaataatataaataataatatgaataatataaataataatataaataataataatattaataataataataattattataataaccaAACAACAAATACACAACTTTATTCAAACAGTACAGGGACAAATGCTCCTGTAACTAGCCAAATGACAAGTTATAATATGAACGGTCAggtagaaaataataatgtgaaCAATAaaacttataataatatgaacgaGTCACCAAATATTATGAACCAGTCATGTAATTTCAATAATTTACCTAACAATGTAAGCAATCAAACAAATTaccaaaataattattaccCCAATAACAGTCAACCAATTAATGTTACACAGAGCAGTATAAAGTATAGcccatttaaaaataaaagtatcaATCAAACTAATGTACagcaaaataataatattaatgaaaacAGTGCAATACATAATTATGATATGGGAAAGGGTATAACTAAAAATGTACAGGGGAATGTGAAAAGTAATGATGAGGAGTGTGAAGATAATGATGAGTCAGGTGACAAGGATAGTTCTAGTGATGAAGAGTCAAGTGATTTTGATAATTCTGTAGGAGAAAATGGggaagaaatatatacattaattaaaaaaacatataatagaATAGATATGAATAAGATACCTAGACCAATAATTAATTTTCAAGATAAGAAGAGTCGACGTAATTTAAAAGTATATGAtacatgtaaatatatatcaccaCCATCTTATTATCAAccatatatatctatagaCACAGGCAAAGCCGATCCACGTTTTATTAAGAGTACTTTATATCAGTTACCTTTATTTTCAGAGACGTTAGAATTATCTAAGATACCCTTTGGTATTATAGTGAATCCCTTTGCTTGTTTAAATGAGGGTGAGTGTGTAGAGAAGGTTGATATGAAAGAtgttataaatgataaagagGAGAATATAGAGATATTAAGATGTCCTAAATGTTATAGTTATTTACATGCAACAATTTTGGAAGATATATCAAAATCTGTTCATTGTGTTTTTTGTGATACagaatttttaattaatgaaaatgtattatttgatatatatcaatataatgaaaagatGAATTCACGTATGGAAGGTCCAAATGATTATATGAGAACAAGTATATCTCCTTTATTGAAGGGTAGTgtggatatattattaccacctatatattataatagtaataataatgttaagTTGAcgtatacatatttaaataaaaatttgaatCAAGCTGCTTCTATGATAACGAATAAAATTATGTCTCTTACAAAGCAAATATCAAACAGTTTGGTTTTATCAGATATGAAAGgtgaaaataatacaaatgataatattattaataataatatgagtaGTGGTAGTAACAATTACTATAATGATCATAGACGGAGTTTACATAATccttataataatagtaataatcaaataatttataatgaaGCACAAAggaatatacaaaatgagGAGAATAATTTagtaaattataattataattctcAAGGTATGAACAATTATAGTTATGTTCAGAAAGGTGGGGTTTCACcgaataaaatgataaagcCTAAGGATGAGAATTCTTATTCTAACATtgatgatattattaataattttcattttaatatgcatgatataaaaaatattattatagaaAAGGATGGAGAACCAGAGGATAGCAAAATGAAAAGAggttcttttttattaaagtatccacaaataaaaaagtgTTTACCTCCATACTTCATTTTTGTTATAGAATGTTCTtataattctatatatagtaatataaCGCATACGATTTTAGAAGGTATTCGTTATGCTGTTCAGAATGTCAAATGTGATAAGACAAAAATAGCAattattacttttaatagtagtatatatttttataattgtaagaaaaataagaataatcaGGTTATTGTAATGAGTGATATAGATAACCCGTTTATTCCATTATCGTTGgatgatttatttttcagTTGTATAGATGAGaaggataaaataaataatttaatagatagtataaaattatttagtAATTCTTGTATGCAATCATATAGTTCTTGTGGTAACAGTGCATTGAAGATAGCAgttgatattttaaaaagtagAAATGGCAATGGAAATGTGTGTATGTTTTATACTAGTACTCCTAATTGTGGTTTAGGTTGTATAAAAGAGTTAAAAAAAAGGGATATACCTGAAAATTTTTTAGAAGTAAAAgagaaaattttttatgatgcattattattagatttatattcatataatataagtgTAGATATATCTATAATAGCATCAAATAATATTCGTATATGTGTTCCATCATTACAATATATAGCACAGAATACAGgaggaaatatattatttatacaagATTTTCAATGGCAGAAGGATTataaggaaatatatatgaatataaaagacACATTAACATCAGAAAATATAGCTTATTGTTGTGAATTAAAATTAAGATATACTCATAACATTGTAGTAaagaatttattttgttgtaataataattttaattctaTAATAAGTACCGATACTATTAAAATACCAAAAATAAGGCATGACCATACCTttgcatttttattaaattattctgATATGTCTGAGACAAAGAAGCAAGTATATATTCAGTGTGcatgtatatatacaaatttatATGGTGATCGTTATGTAAGGTTGCATACAACCCATATGAATTTAACAACATCCTTAAGTACAGTTTTTAGATATACAGATGCAGAGGcattaatgaatatattaattaagcAGCTATGTACAAACATATTgcataatgataattattcaaAGATAATAATAGACAACTTGGCAGCCATCCTATATTCCTATCGATTAAAT tgtGCGACGTCGGCGCATTCGGGGCAATTAATTTTACCAGACACCTTAAAATTGTTACCTCTGTTCACATCTTgtttattaaaacataatGTTGTGAAAAAAGACGCTTTACATGATTTAAAAGTGTATAATCTAATAAAACTTTTGTCCATGCCAATCATATCTTCTCTTTTGTTTGTATATCCAGTATTGTATTTAATTCATATGAAAGGAAGACATAATGAAATTGATTACATGGATGTAGATGATGAGAATTTTCTTCCAAGAGCAATACCGACAAGTGCAGAAAAGGTATATTCTAgtggtatatatttattggaTTCATCAACACATATGTATCTTTATTTTGGTTATCACTGTGATCCGGATTTTACCACAGAC atTATTGGTGAAATGCCAACTGAAGAAAATTGTTACCagttaataatattagatAACAGTACAAATGCAA aaaaattACAACGCATAATTGCTAATATTACAAGAATTcatcattttaataattacgTGCCTTTAGTTGTTGTCCCTCcaaa gTCGTCGATGGAAGAACACTTTATTTCATTATGTGTTGAGGATAAAGTAGAAAAGGAATATAGCTATGTAAactttttatgttttattcaTAAACTTGTTCATAAGAAAATAGAAGAATCATAG
- a CDS encoding ag-1 blood stage membrane protein homologue — protein MLGTNFILNIFKNKFNNLSTRFIKYVIKSYKRTCPHISDFEPFSSMYYYTGLHNYRTFYLLIKINEIFNINKYKKIYIIVNTDKYDFTTDDIETNKKNRIYLDQRVDIKIRQCDETIRINLFTTKLTKKVHIGEIKIDINASIISKCFPKNEWFVCMKDGQEVCKVQLSFYKTQKYACPSECMFIHDGLEIWKDKSKSGSTKKIDINNIHKNFDDNDEHLATIDIDTDINDISLMQKLKLISFVLEQEICVFDFYAYVLKYMYAKEIMGEWFLCFLCFKNNKEQEEINIETIIERNIHRDINIPMLNIHRIVVDKRNNTNANIIYTYEEEKYTLSIHSKKNLYYIIDAITIFTNDLKILKESFGDELEYRKNIIIKENNMKKLMGKRRLSSPRFRKNLPKNTHKMIKEMYDEQDYSHDMKESTNEFFENDNINTEELKNDNIKTEELKNDNIKTEELKNDNITNEEIKNNINTSKEIFFKEQLENTIQNI, from the exons atgctTGGAAcgaattttattttgaacatttttaaaaataaatttaataatttatcaacaaggtttataaaatatgtgatTAAAAGTTATAAAAGAACATGTCCACATATAAGTGATTTCGAGCCATTCT CATCcatgtattattatactGGATTACATAATTATAGGACATTTTATTTgctcataaaaataaatgaaatatttaacataaacaaatacaaaaaaatatacattatagTTAATACAGATAAATATGACTTTACCACTgatg ATATAGAGacgaataaaaaaaataggatATACCTTGACCAGCGGGTTGACATAAAAATACGACAATGCGATGAAACAATaagaattaatttatttacaacaaaattaacaaaaaaagttCATATaggagaaataaaaatagatatCAATGCTAGCATCATATCAAAATGTTTCCCAAAAAATGaatg GTTTGTGTGTATGAAGGATGGACAAGAAGTTTGCAAGGTCCAATTgtcattttataaaa cGCAAAAATATGCGTGTCCTAGTGAATGCATGTTCATACATGATGGTCTCGAAATTTGGAAGGATAAATCAAAAAGTGGAAGCACCAAAAAAATagacataaataatatacataaaaattttgatGACAATGATGAGCATTTAGCAACCATAGACATTGATACg gATATAAACGATATAAGCTTAATGCAAAAATTAAAGTTAATAAGTTTTGTATTAGAACAGGAAATATGTGTATTTGATTTTTACGCATATGttcttaaatatatgtatgctAAAGAAATTATgg gagAATGGTTTTTATGTTTCCTAtgctttaaaaataataaagagcaagaagaaataaatattgaaACAATAATTGAAAGAAACATACACAGAGATATTAATATACCCATGTTAAATATTCATAGAATTGTTGttgataaaagaaataatactaacgctaatattatttatacttatgaagaagaaaagtaTACATTAAGTAtacattcaaaaaaaaacttatattatatcatagaTGCCATCACAATTTTTACAAACGAc cTCAAAATCTTGAAGGAATCTTTTGGAGATGAACTGGAATACagaaagaatataataatcaaagaaaacaatatgaagaaattaatgg GTAAGAGAAGATTATCTTCCCCTAGATTTAGAAAGAATCTACCAAAAAATACACACAAAATGATAAAGGAAATGTATGATGAACAAGATTATTCACATGATATGAAAGAAAGTACAAAtgaattttttgaaaatgataatatcaacacagaagaattaaaaaatgataatatcaaAACAGAGGAactaaaaaatgataatatcaaAACAGAGGAactaaaaaatgataatatcacaaatgaagaaataaaaaataatattaatacatcAAAAGAAATTTTCTTCAAAGAACAATTAGAAAATAccatacaaaatatatag
- a CDS encoding sequestrin yields MRNACVLSFIFFCSVVMVIRFIGYFFSSVYMTEEAYNNIFEIIKPENFYSSFFLFSKEKKNDFDSSTNCKGYIRCDPFYKNISTSWMRYNLIENGLIRGALNIHMMSKYKKETNKLLKGKDNIESVNNNNENNMSNGYSHSTLKKEKRLVFLLFYKKIRMMKLYIRNLFNNYIKSDDKRDHFENNIETNKKMVDIEINNLFDILYMITRIDSDVNNIYSIIYNNFLYVIRILFLPFEKMYLYLKHTIRIKQMKMFYYYYVNMFSLFKKNYNNNVDVWHVNNKKYEDIFNHIHSVTSHNGYLKNEMSDKYRRVIRILSVKNDDSFVGSVLTDSEKVEKDDSDVKQKKKNKNENININKNKNINKNKKENININKKENINKNQHKKENINQNINNKKSDISDELTLESFYREELDKIGKEEIEKYFKGNIDKKSIDEFYKIFHEELYKMKKDELYEMFREELNSIEQEKIKNMKKEEIDKIYKEELEKMDRDEIDRIHREELEKIEKEKINKMDKEEIDKIYKEELDKMDRDEIYRIYIEDIKKNIDINKNKNVDINKNKNVDINKNVDINKYSNKHFDNVEETDRIKNEELDRLNRDELYRIYLEELEKMDRDEIDRIHREKLEKIEKEKINKMDKEDIDKIYKEELNKMDNDEIDNIRREILQDIQKEKIQNLKVEEIDRLYKKELDRMDREAIYEMHMKNLGRNVKENNIYRNLKNESKQINKKENVNVFIIHDNKNISDNKNINDNKSISDNKNISDNIYINDNKKNNEKVQVELVVRNIDKDKGASIEDIIEYFNKEIKKDKNLNVSDIINFLNSKVEKDNTSIQHKKENKVDVVKKNIKIDQEDHIDNKGQKDNTEMLDNIKDIIKNVDNINNVADENSDNINNNVDNINNVDNINNVGDQNSDNINNVGDQNSDNINNIVEYIEEQEKNPNVDVPNKIDWQHIFKDIVTENIKNEKHFNNEKENTEKDISEEDNINDNSKNDYIDKEIYMNDSVNEVVEPERGVEEINKIDDNNINIDEVEENYQKNNNIEEEKNIIDNNINKKYIYNMQKDDIINNKNTNVNEDIPIIESGKEIAELFNNIIKNSNILDMCSKMNPSDSDKGFICVNGNNYIINPGTYHIINIKYPDYNYSKKRLYDSMDCIAINKKDNNDSNNSQNSYYHKKKSNDLYLKKSIEELVPGFLSNINNKVDDFTRIFTPSFIQNDIFLNCIYKYRNDFDRNDNFYSFPVKIFLRKSTNKMKGCSFQTDEDSFLYKDYGQKESFLTNKIILNNLNRNTDCVLHASNEIVGFQCGPPYKSYDNIQHSNKINNTNNMNNMNNMNSMNHMNHMNNIYSIYYNIPYSHLYRNIFNNQQKSYNVGGYFQTEPINCFEYVNDNVNVKNILPGSIAFPRFDSISDTLDVNHTRYIMLNETNEDKIISCTCNYFREPNIVYTGKIIIKVEEEKIYKNKKLKTEINDVINNNKEIYEETNINNVIEKKKKKKDQEENHISFNKNFKIDDIYKFYNNNIHSNNNYHHNYSFKGDYPNKIHDTFLKNNKYNIFFNNLKFNNIKHDHKYNKDILNYKYDVDDYNELQVNNEGSSKEQEDFIDFKENIINDNINYNHKDLYDNDDDKYNNSNNNNNNNINSWKSFENNLDLQRSILQSGDTQQVLVINKSNNVNILFPDKKKNHTHTNEDKNTFPKYISLVYKEKNKDHEKIDKTLTFIKEFYPPSLRGGKDNGVENKQNLENNNDVEIKDDIKKNDNKEINDNIEINDNKEINDNIEINDNIEINDNIDINDNIDINDNIYDGNNNLPDDSLNEDIIEEPFENIFDFINEETRSNGDQEINAASEDSIRKKLSQNFLDIIRGGKFKIRHKEKNKKKR; encoded by the coding sequence ATGAGGAATGCTTGTGTTTTATcgtttattttcttttgttcTGTTGTTATGGTTATAAGGTTTATcggatattttttttctagtGTGTATATGACAGAAGaagcatataataatatttttgagaTTATAAAACCTGAGAATTTCTatagttctttttttttattttcaaaggaaaagaaaaatgattTTGATAGTTCTACAAATTGTAAGGGATATATAAGATGTGatcctttttataaaaatatttctacaTCATGGATGagatataatttaatagaaAATGGTCTTATTAGAGGTgcattaaatatacatatgatgagtaaatataaaaaggaaactaacaaattattaaaaggaaaagataatatagaaagtgtaaataataataatgagaatAATATGTCCAATGGTTATTCACATTCaactttaaaaaaagaaaagcgTTTAGtgttccttttattttataaaaaaattaggatgatgaaattatatataaggaatttatttaataactACATTAAAAGTGATGATAAAAGAGACCATTTTGAGAATAATATAGAaactaataaaaaaatggttgatattgaaataaataatttgtttGATATTCTATATATGATAACAAGAATTGATAGtgatgtaaataatatatactccatcatttataataatttcttgtatgttataagaatattatttcttccatttgaaaaaatgtatttatatttaaaacacACCATAAGGATAAAACAAATGAagatgttttattattattatgtaaatatgttttctttgtttaaaaaaaattacaacaATAATGTTGACGTGTGgcatgtaaataataaaaaatatgaagatatTTTTAATCATATACATAGTGTAACATCTCATAATGGAtacttaaaaaatgaaatgtcAGATAAATATAGAAGAGTTATACGTATTCTATCTGTGAAGAATGATGATTCTTTTGTAGGTTCTGTGTTAACAGATTCTGAGAAAGTTGAAAAGGATGATTCAGatgtaaaacaaaaaaaaaaaaataaaaatgaaaatataaatataaataaaaataaaaatataaataaaaataaaaaggaaaatataaatataaataaaaaggaaaatataaataaaaatcaacataaaaaggaaaatataaatcaaaatattaataacaaaaaatctGACATATCAGATGAATTAACACTAGAATCCTTTTACAGAGAAGAATTAGATAAAATAGgaaaagaagaaattgaaaaatattttaaaggaaatatagataaaaagtCAATTgatgaattttataaaatatttcatgAAGAGTTATATAAGATGAAAAAGGatgaattatatgaaatgTTCAGAGAAGAATTAAATAGCATtgaacaagaaaaaataaaaaatatgaagaaagaagaaattgataaaatatataaagaagaattagaaaaaatgGATCGTGATGAAATTGATAGAATACATAGAgaagaattagaaaaaatcgaaaaagaaaaaataaataaaatggataaagaagaaatagataaaatatataaagaagaatTAGACAAAATGGATCGTGATGAAATTTATAGGATATATatagaagatataaaaaaaaatatagatataaataaaaataaaaatgtagatataaataaaaataaaaatgtagatataaataaaaatgtagatataaataaatattctaaTAAACATTTTGATAATGTCGAAGAAACAGACAGAATTAAGAATGAAGAACTTGATAGATTGAATAGAGACgaattatatagaatatatctagaagaattagaaaaaatgGATCGTGATGAAATTGATAGAATACATAGagaaaaattagaaaaaattgaaaaagaaaaaataaataaaatggataaagaagatatagataaaatatataaagaagaattaaataaaatggatAATGATGAAATTGATAATATAAGAAGAGAAATATTACAAGAtatacaaaaagaaaaaatccAAAATTTAAAAGTAGAAGAAATTGATAgactttataaaaaagaattagatAGAATGGACAGAGAAGCAATATATGAAATGCACATGAAAAATTTAGGAAGAAatgtaaaagaaaataatatatatagaaatttaaagaatgaatctaaacaaataaataaaaaagaaaatgtaaatgtttttataatacacgataataaaaatattagtgataataaaaatattaatgataataaaagtattagtgataataaaaatattagtgataatatatatattaatgataataaaaaaaataatgaaaaggtTCAAGTAGAATTGGTTGTAAGAAATATAGATAAAGACAAAGGAGCCAGCATAGAAGATATTatagaatattttaataaagaaattaaaaaagataaaaatttaaatgtttcagatataataaattttttaaattcaaaAGTAGAAAAGGATAACACATCAATTCAACataagaaagaaaataaagtCGATGTtgtgaagaaaaatattaagatTGATCAAGAGGAtcatatagataataaagGTCAAAAGGATAACACTGAAATGTTAGATAACattaaagatataataaaaaatgtggataatataaacaatgtGGCTGATGAAAATAGTGATAATATCAACAACAatgttgataatataaacaatgttgataatataaataatgttgGTGATCAAaatagtgataatataaataatgttgGTGATCAAAATAGTGATAATATCAATAACATTGTTGAATATATAGAGGAACAGGAGAAAAATCCAAATGTGGATGTTCCAAATAAAATAGACTGGCAACACATATTTAAAGACATAGTAAcagaaaacataaaaaatgaaaaacatTTCAACAACGAGAAAGAAAATACAGAAAAGGATATTAGTgaagaagataatataaatgataattcaaaaaatgattatatagataaagaaatatatatgaatgattCAGTGAATGAAGTTGTTGAACCAGAAAGGGGTgtagaagaaataaataagatagatgataataatataaatattgatgAAGTAGAAGAGAATTATCAAAAGAATAACAAtattgaagaagaaaaaaatataatagataataatataaacaaaaaatatatatataatatgcaaaaagatgatattataaataataaaaatacaaatgttAATGAAGATATACCTATTATAGAAAGTGGAAAAGAAATAGCAGaactttttaataatataataaaaaatagtaatattttAGACATGTGTTCAAAAATGAATCCTTCAGATAGTGATAAGGgatttatatgtgtaaacggaaataattatattataaatcctggtacatatcatataattaatataaaatatccagattataattattctaaAAAAAGATTATATGATTCGATGGATTGTATagctataaataaaaaagataataatgatagtaataatagtcAAAATAgttattatcataaaaaaaagagtaatgatttatatttaaaaaaatctaTTGAAGAACTTGTTCCAGGTTTTTTAagcaatattaataataaagttGATGATTTTACCAGAATATTTACTCCATCATTTATTCagaatgatatatttttaaattgtatttataaatatagaaatgaTTTTGATAGGaatgataatttttattcctttcctgtgaaaatatttttaagaaaaagCACAAACAAAATGAAAGGTTGTTCTTTTCAAACTGACGAAGATTCTTTCTTATATAAAGATTATGGACAAAAAGAATCATTTCTaactaataaaattattttaaataatttgaataGAAATACTGACTGTGTATTGCATGCATCAAATGAAATAGTTGGTTTTCAATGTGGACCTCCATATAAAtcttatgataatatacaaCACAgcaacaaaataaataatacaaataatatgaataatatgaataatatgaatagtatgaatcatatgaatcatatgaataatatatatagcatatattataatattccaTATTCTCatttatatagaaatatattcaataatCAACAAAAATCATATAACGTAGGAGGATATTTTCAAACAGAACCCATAAATTGTTTTGAATATGTAAATGATAATGTTAAcgttaaaaatattttaccaGGATCGATTGCATTTCCTAGATTTGATTCTATTAGTGATACACTAGATGTTAATCATACAAGATATATAATGTTGAATGAGACAAATgaagataaaataatatcttGTACCTGTAATTATTTTAGAGAACCCAATATTGTCTATACAggtaaaataattattaaggtcgaagaagaaaaaatatataaaaataaaaaattgaaaactGAAATTAATgatgttataaataataataaagaaatatatgaagaaacaaatattaataatgtaattgaaaaaaaaaaaaaaaaaaaagatcaaGAAGAAAATCATAtctcatttaataaaaattttaaaatagatgatatatataaattttataataacaatattcattctaataataattatcatcataattattcttttaaaGGAGATTATCCAAACAAAATACATGATACGTTTcttaagaataataaatacaatatattttttaataatttaaaatttaataatattaaacatgaccataaatataacaaagaTATTCTCAATTACAAATATGATGTTGATGATTATAATGAGTTGCAAGTTAACAATGAGGGTTCATCTAAAGAACAAGAAGATTTTATTgattttaaagaaaatataattaatgataatatcaaCTATAATCATAAAGATCtatatgataatgatgatgataaatataacaacagtaacaacaacaataataataatattaattcttGGAAGTCATTTGAAAATAATCTTGATCTTCAAAGAAGTATATTACAATCTGGAGATACACAACAAGTACTTGTAATTAATAAATctaataatgtaaatattctttttccagataaaaaaaaaaatcacacTCATACAAATGAAGACAAAAACACATTTCCTAAATATATCTCTCTggtatataaagaaaaaaataaagatcaTGAAAAAATAGACAAGACATTAACTTTTATTAAGGAATTCTACCCTCCATCACTAAGAGGAGGTAAAGACAATGGAGTGGAGAATAAACAAAATTTGGAGAATAACAATGATGTAGAAATAAaggatgatataaaaaaaaatgataataaggaaataaatgataatattgaaataaatgataataaggaaataaatgataatattgaaataaatgataatattgaaataaacgataatattgatataaacgataatattgatataaacgataatatatatgatggtaataataatttaccaGATGATTCTCTTAATGAAGATATTATTGAAGAACcctttgaaaatatttttgattttataaatgaagaaacaAGGTCAAATGGAGACCAGGAAATAAATGCTGCTTCAGAAGATtctataagaaaaaaattaagtcAGAATTTTCTAGACATAATACGTGGAGGgaaatttaaaataagacataaagaaaaaaataaaaaaaaaagataa